A single Pan troglodytes isolate AG18354 chromosome 19, NHGRI_mPanTro3-v2.0_pri, whole genome shotgun sequence DNA region contains:
- the TMEM94 gene encoding transmembrane protein 94 isoform X24 → MLFKQAELWMSHQGKGNKGEPPSALGLSTRKALSVLKEQLEAVLEGHLRERKKCLTWKEVWRSSFLHHSNRCSCFHWPGASLMLLAVLLLLGCCGGQPAGSRGVGLVNASALFLLLLLNLVLIGRQDRLKRREVERRLRGIIDQIQDALRDGREIQWPNAMYPDLHMPFAPSWSLHWAYRDGHLVNLPVSLLVEGDIIALRPGQESFASLRGIKDDEHIVLEPGDLFPPFSPPPSPRGEVERGPQSPQQHRLFRVLETPVIDNVRWCLDMALSRPVTALDNERFTVQSVMLHYAVPVVLAGFLITNALRFIFSAPGVTSWQYTLLQLQVNGVLPILPLLFPVLWVLATACGEARVLAQMSKASPSSLLAKFSEDTLSSYTEAVSSQEMLRCIWGHFLRVLGGTSPTLSHSSSLLHSLGSVTVLCCVDKQGILSWPNPSPETVLFFSGKVEPPHSSHEDLTDGLSTRSFCHPEPHERDALLAGSLNNTLHLSNEQERGDWPGEAPKPPEPYSHHKAHGRSKHPSGSNVSFSRDTEGGEEEPSKTQPGMESDPYEAEDFVCDYHLEMLSLSQDQQNPSCIQFDDSNWQLHLTSLKPLGLNVLLNLCDASVTERLCRFSDHLCNIALQESHSAVLPVHVPWGLCELARLIGFTPGAKELFKQENHLALYRLPSAETMKETSLGRLSCVTKRRPPLSHMISLFIKDTTTSTEQMLSHGTADVVLEACTDFWDGADIYPLSGSDRKKVLDFYQRACLSGYCSAFAYKPMNCALSSQLNGKCIELVQVPGQSSIFTMCELPSTIPIKQNARRSSWSSDGIGEVLEKEDCMQALSGQIFMGMVSSQYQARLDIVRLIDGLVNACIRFVYFSLEDELKSKVFAEKMGLETGWNCHISLTPNGDMPGSEIPPSSPSHAGSLHDDLNQVSRDDAEGLLLMEEEGHSDLISFQPTDSDIPSFLEDSNRAKLPRGIHQVRPHLQNIDNVPLLVPLFTDCTPETMCEMIKIMQEYGEVTCCLGSSANLRNSCLFLQSDISIALDPLYPSRCSWETFGYATSTSMAQASDGLSPLQLSGQLNSLPCSLTFRQEETISIIRLIEQARHATYGIRKCFLFLLQCQLTLVVIQFLSCLVQLPPLLSTTDILWLSCFCYPLLSISLLGKPPHSSIMSMATGKNLQSIPKKTQHYFLLCFLLKFSLTISSCLICFGFTLQSFCDSSRDRNLTNCSSVMLPSNDDRAPAWFEDFANGLLSAQKLTAALIVLHTVFISITHVHRTKPLWRKSPLTNLWWAVTVPVVLLGQVVQTAVDLQLWTHRDSHVHFGLEDVPLLTWLLGCLSLVLVVVTNEIVKLHEIRVRVRYQKRQKLQFETKLGMNSPF, encoded by the exons GGCGAGCCTCCCTCAGCCCTGGGCCTGTCCACGCGGAAGGCCCTCAGCGTCCTGAAGGAGCAGCTGGAGGCAGTGCTGGAAGGACATCTCAGGGAGCGGAAGAAGTGTCTGACGTGGAAG GAGGTGTGGAGAAGCAGCTTCCTCCACCACAGTAACCGCTGCTCCTGCTTCCACTGGCCGGGGGCCTCACTCATGCTACTGGccgtgctgctgctgctgggctgCTGCGGGGGACAGCCAGCCGGGAG CCGTGGGGTGGGGCTGGTGAATGCCTCAGCCTTGTTCCTGTTACTGCTTCTCAACCTTGTGCTCATCGGGCGGCAAGACCGGCTGAAGCGTCGGGAGGTAGAGCGGAGGCTGCGAGGGATCATTGATCAAATCCAAG ATGCCCTCAGGGATGGCAGGGAGATCCAGTGGCCCAATGCCATGTATCCAGACCTCCACATGCCTTTTGCACCATCCTGGTCCTTGCACTGGGCCTACAGAGACGGACACCTGGTCAACCTGCCAGTCAGCCTGCTGGTTGAAGGAGACATCATAGCTTTGAGGCCTGGCCAGGAATCGTTTGCTTCTCTGAGGGGGATCAAG GATGACGAGCACATCGTCCTGGAGCCGGGAGACCTCTTCCCCCCcttctcccctccaccctcaccccgGGGAGAAGTGGAGAGAGGGCCACAGAGCCCCCAGCAGCACCGGCTTTTCCGTGTCCTTGAGACCCCTGTGATTGACAACGTCAG ATGGTGCCTGGACATGGCCCTGTCCCGACCAGTCACTGCCCTGGACAATGAGCGGTTCACAGTGCAGTCGGTGATGCTACACTATGCTGTGCCCGTGGTCCTG GCCGGCTTCCTCATCACCAATGCCCTGCGCTTCATCTTCAGTGCCCCGGGGGTCACTTCCTGGCAGTACACCCTCCTCCAGCTCCAG GTGAATGGCGTCCTGCCCATCCTCCCCCTGCTCTTTCCAGTCCTCTGGGTTCTGGCAACTGCCTGTGGAGAGGCCCGTGTCCTGGCCCAGATGAGcaaggcctcacccagctccctg CTGGCTAAGTTCTCAGAGGATACTCTCAGCAGCTATACGGAGGCTGTCTCCTCTCAG GAAATGCTGCGCTGCATTTGGGGCCACTTCCTGAGGGTGCTCGGGGGGACATCGCCAACGCTGAGCCACAGTTCCAGCCTGCTGCACAGCCTGGGCTCTGTCACG GTCCTGTGCTGTGTGGACAAACAGGGGATCCTGTCATGGCCAAATCCCAGCCCAGAGACTGTACTGTTCTTCAGCGGGAAGGTGGAGCCCCCTCACAGCAGCCACGAGGACCTCACCGATGGCCTATCCACCCGCTCCTTCTGCCATCCCGAG CCCCATGAACGAGACGCCCTCCTGGCTGGCTCCCTGAACAACACCCTGCACCTTTCCAATGAGCAGGAGCGTGGCGACTGGCCTGGCGAGGCTCCCAAGCCCCCCGAGCCCTATTCACACCACAAAGCGCATGGCCGCAGCAAACACCCATCTGGCTCCAACGTGAGCTTCAGCAGGGACACCGAGGGTGGTGAAGAAGAGCCCAGCAAG ACCCAGCCTGGGATGGAGAGCGACCCCTACGAAGCAGAGGACTTTGTGTGTGACTACCACCTGGAGATGCTGAGCCTGTCCCAGGACCAGCAGAACCCCTCCTGCATCCAGTTTGATGACTCCAACTGGCAGCTGCACCTCACCTCCCTCAAACCCCTGGGCCTCAATGTGCTGCTGAACCTGTGTGATGCCAGCGTCACCGAGCGCCTGTGCCGATTCTCCGACCACCTGTGCAACATCGCCCTGCAAGAGAGCCACAGCGCCGTGCTGCCCGTCCATGTGCCCTGGGGCCTCTGCGAGCTTGCCCGCCTCATTG GCTTCACTCCTGGGGCCAAGGAGCTTTTCAAGCAGGAGAACCATCTGGCGCTGTACCGCCTCCCCAGTGCCGAGACAATGAAGGAGACATCGCTGGGGCGGCTCTCCTGTGTCACCAAGCGGCGGCCTCCCCTCAGCCACATGATCAGCCTCTTCATTAAAGACACCACCACCA GCACAGAGCAGATGCTGTCCCATGGCACCGCTGATGTGGTCTTAGAGGCCTGCACAGACTTCTGGGACGGAGCTGACATCTACCCTCTCTCGGGATCTGACAG AAAGAAAGTGCTCGACTTCTACCAGCGAGCCTGCCTGTCTGGGTATTGCTCTGCCTTCGCCTACAAGCCCATGAACTGCGCCCTGTCCTCTCAGCTCAACGGCAAGTGCATCGAGCTGGTACAGGTGCCCGGCCAAAGCAGCATCTTCACCATGTGCGAGCTGCCCAGCACCATCCCCATCAAGCAGAACGCCCGCCGCAGCAGCTGGAGCTCTGACG GGATCGGGGAGGTGCTGGAGAAGGAAGACTGCATGCAGGCCCTGAGCGGCCAGATCTTCATGGGCATGGTGTCCTCCCAGTACCAGGCCCGGCTGGACATCGTGCGCCTCATTGATGGGCTTGTCAACGCCTGCATCCGCTTTGTCTACTTCTCTTTGGAGGATGAGCTCAAAAGCAAG GTGTTTGCAGAAAAAATGGGCCTGGAGACAGGCTGGAACTGCCACATCTCCCTCACACCCAATGGTGACATGCCTGGCTCCGAGATCcccccctccagccccagccacgCAGGCTCCCTGCATGATGACCTGAATCAGG TGTCCCGAGATGATGCAGAAGGGCTCCTCCTCATGGAGGAGGAGGGCCACTCGGACCTCATCAGCTTCCAGCCTACGGACAGCGACATCCCCAGCTTCCTGGAGGACTCCAACCGG GCCAAGCTGCCCCGGGGTATCCACCAAGTGCGGCCCCACCTGCAGAACATTGACAACGTGCCCCTGCTAGTGCCCCTTTTCACCGACTGCACCCCAGAGA CCATGTGTGAGATGATAAAGATCATGCAAGAGTACGGGGAGGTGACCTGCTGCCTGGGCAGCTCTGCCAACCTGCGGAACAGCTGCCTCTTCCTCCAGAGCGACATCAG CATTGCCCTGGATCCCCTGTACCCATCCCGTTGCTCCTGGGAGACCTTTGGCTACGCCACCAGCACCAGCATGGCCCAGGCCTCGGATGGCCTTTCTCCCCTGCAGCTGTCAGGGCAGCTCAACAGCCTGCCCTGTTCCCTGACCTTTCGCCAGGAGGAGACCATCAGCATCATCCGGCTTATCGAACAG GCTCGGCATGCCACCTATGGCATCCGTAAGTGCTTCCTCTTCCTGCTGCAGTGCCAGCTGACTCTTGTGGTCATCCAG TTCCTTTCTTGCCTGGTCCAGCTGCCGCCACTCCTGAGTACCACCGACATCCTGTGGCTGTCCTGCTTTTGCTACCCTCTGCTCAG CATCTCTCTGCTGGGGAAGCCCCCCCATAGCTCCATCATGTCTATGGCAACGGGGAAAAACCTCCAGTCCATTCCCAAGAAG ACCCAGCACTACTTCCTGCTCTGCTTCCTGCTCAAGTTCAGCCTCACCATCAGCTCCTGCCTCATCTGCTTTGGCTTCACACTGCAGAGCTTCTGTGACAGCTCCCGGGACCGCAACCTCACCAACTGCTCCTCCGTCATGCTGCCCAG CAACGACGACAGGGCTCCAGCCTGGTTTGAGGACTTTGCCAATGGACTGCTGTCGGCTCAGAAGCTCACGGCCGCCCTGATTGTCCTGCACACTG TCTTCATTTCCATCACCCATGTGCATCGCACCAAGCCCCTGTGGAGAAAGAGCCCCTTGACCAACCTCTGGTGGGCCGTGACAGTGCCTGTGGT GCTGCTGGGTCAGGTGGTCCAGACGGCTGTGGACCTGCAGCTGTGGACACACAGGGACAGCCACGTCCACTTTGGCCTGGAGGACGTGCCCCTGCTGACATGGCTCCTGGGCTGCCTGTCCCTGGTCCTTGTGGTGGTGACCAATGAGATCGTGAAGCTACATGAGATTCG GGTCCGAGTCCGCTACCAGAAGCGACAGAAGCTGCAGTTTGAAACTAAGCTGGGCATGAACTCTCCCTTCTGA
- the TMEM94 gene encoding transmembrane protein 94 isoform X25: protein MDLKEKHLGEPPSALGLSTRKALSVLKEQLEAVLEGHLRERKKCLTWKEVWRSSFLHHSNRCSCFHWPGASLMLLAVLLLLGCCGGQPAGSRGVGLVNASALFLLLLLNLVLIGRQDRLKRREVERRLRGIIDQIQDALRDGREIQWPNAMYPDLHMPFAPSWSLHWAYRDGHLVNLPVSLLVEGDIIALRPGQESFASLRGIKDDEHIVLEPGDLFPPFSPPPSPRGEVERGPQSPQQHRLFRVLETPVIDNVRWCLDMALSRPVTALDNERFTVQSVMLHYAVPVVLAGFLITNALRFIFSAPGVTSWQYTLLQLQVNGVLPILPLLFPVLWVLATACGEARVLAQMSKASPSSLLAKFSEDTLSSYTEAVSSQEMLRCIWGHFLRVLGGTSPTLSHSSSLLHSLGSVTVLCCVDKQGILSWPNPSPETVLFFSGKVEPPHSSHEDLTDGLSTRSFCHPEVEEEPHERDALLAGSLNNTLHLSNEQERGDWPGEAPKPPEPYSHHKAHGRSKHPSGSNVSFSRDTEGGEEEPSKTQPGMESDPYEAEDFVCDYHLEMLSLSQDQQNPSCIQFDDSNWQLHLTSLKPLGLNVLLNLCDASVTERLCRFSDHLCNIALQESHSAVLPVHVPWGLCELARLIGFTPGAKELFKQENHLALYRLPSAETMKETSLGRLSCVTKRRPPLSHMISLFIKDTTTSTEQMLSHGTADVVLEACTDFWDGADIYPLSGSDRKKVLDFYQRACLSGYCSAFAYKPMNCALSSQLNGKCIELVQVPGQSSIFTMCELPSTIPIKQNARRSSWSSDEGIGEVLEKEDCMQALSGQIFMGMVSSQYQARLDIVRLIDGLVNACIRFVYFSLEDELKSKVFAEKMGLETGWNCHISLTPNGDMPGSEIPPSSPSHAGSLHDDLNQVSRDDAEGLLLMEEEGHSDLISFQPTDSDIPSFLEDSNRAKLPRGIHQVRPHLQNIDNVPLLVPLFTDCTPETMCEMIKIMQEYGEVTCCLGSSANLRNSCLFLQSDISIALDPLYPSRCSWETFGYATSTSMAQASDGLSPLQLSGQLNSLPCSLTFRQEETISIIRLIEQARHATYGIRKCFLFLLQCQLTLVVIQFLSCLVQLPPLLSTTDILWLSCFCYPLLSISLLGKPPHSSIMSMATGKNLQSIPKKTQHYFLLCFLLKFSLTISSCLICFGFTLQSFCDSSRDRNLTNCSSVMLPSNDDRAPAWFEDFANGLLSAQKLTAALIVLHTVFISITHVHRTKPLWRKSPLTNLWWAVTVPVVLLGQVVQTAVDLQLWTHRDSHVHFGLEDVPLLTWLLGCLSLVLVVVTNEIVKLHEIRVRVRYQKRQKLQFETKLGMNSPF, encoded by the exons GGCGAGCCTCCCTCAGCCCTGGGCCTGTCCACGCGGAAGGCCCTCAGCGTCCTGAAGGAGCAGCTGGAGGCAGTGCTGGAAGGACATCTCAGGGAGCGGAAGAAGTGTCTGACGTGGAAG GAGGTGTGGAGAAGCAGCTTCCTCCACCACAGTAACCGCTGCTCCTGCTTCCACTGGCCGGGGGCCTCACTCATGCTACTGGccgtgctgctgctgctgggctgCTGCGGGGGACAGCCAGCCGGGAG CCGTGGGGTGGGGCTGGTGAATGCCTCAGCCTTGTTCCTGTTACTGCTTCTCAACCTTGTGCTCATCGGGCGGCAAGACCGGCTGAAGCGTCGGGAGGTAGAGCGGAGGCTGCGAGGGATCATTGATCAAATCCAAG ATGCCCTCAGGGATGGCAGGGAGATCCAGTGGCCCAATGCCATGTATCCAGACCTCCACATGCCTTTTGCACCATCCTGGTCCTTGCACTGGGCCTACAGAGACGGACACCTGGTCAACCTGCCAGTCAGCCTGCTGGTTGAAGGAGACATCATAGCTTTGAGGCCTGGCCAGGAATCGTTTGCTTCTCTGAGGGGGATCAAG GATGACGAGCACATCGTCCTGGAGCCGGGAGACCTCTTCCCCCCcttctcccctccaccctcaccccgGGGAGAAGTGGAGAGAGGGCCACAGAGCCCCCAGCAGCACCGGCTTTTCCGTGTCCTTGAGACCCCTGTGATTGACAACGTCAG ATGGTGCCTGGACATGGCCCTGTCCCGACCAGTCACTGCCCTGGACAATGAGCGGTTCACAGTGCAGTCGGTGATGCTACACTATGCTGTGCCCGTGGTCCTG GCCGGCTTCCTCATCACCAATGCCCTGCGCTTCATCTTCAGTGCCCCGGGGGTCACTTCCTGGCAGTACACCCTCCTCCAGCTCCAG GTGAATGGCGTCCTGCCCATCCTCCCCCTGCTCTTTCCAGTCCTCTGGGTTCTGGCAACTGCCTGTGGAGAGGCCCGTGTCCTGGCCCAGATGAGcaaggcctcacccagctccctg CTGGCTAAGTTCTCAGAGGATACTCTCAGCAGCTATACGGAGGCTGTCTCCTCTCAG GAAATGCTGCGCTGCATTTGGGGCCACTTCCTGAGGGTGCTCGGGGGGACATCGCCAACGCTGAGCCACAGTTCCAGCCTGCTGCACAGCCTGGGCTCTGTCACG GTCCTGTGCTGTGTGGACAAACAGGGGATCCTGTCATGGCCAAATCCCAGCCCAGAGACTGTACTGTTCTTCAGCGGGAAGGTGGAGCCCCCTCACAGCAGCCACGAGGACCTCACCGATGGCCTATCCACCCGCTCCTTCTGCCATCCCGAGGTAGAGGAGGAG CCCCATGAACGAGACGCCCTCCTGGCTGGCTCCCTGAACAACACCCTGCACCTTTCCAATGAGCAGGAGCGTGGCGACTGGCCTGGCGAGGCTCCCAAGCCCCCCGAGCCCTATTCACACCACAAAGCGCATGGCCGCAGCAAACACCCATCTGGCTCCAACGTGAGCTTCAGCAGGGACACCGAGGGTGGTGAAGAAGAGCCCAGCAAG ACCCAGCCTGGGATGGAGAGCGACCCCTACGAAGCAGAGGACTTTGTGTGTGACTACCACCTGGAGATGCTGAGCCTGTCCCAGGACCAGCAGAACCCCTCCTGCATCCAGTTTGATGACTCCAACTGGCAGCTGCACCTCACCTCCCTCAAACCCCTGGGCCTCAATGTGCTGCTGAACCTGTGTGATGCCAGCGTCACCGAGCGCCTGTGCCGATTCTCCGACCACCTGTGCAACATCGCCCTGCAAGAGAGCCACAGCGCCGTGCTGCCCGTCCATGTGCCCTGGGGCCTCTGCGAGCTTGCCCGCCTCATTG GCTTCACTCCTGGGGCCAAGGAGCTTTTCAAGCAGGAGAACCATCTGGCGCTGTACCGCCTCCCCAGTGCCGAGACAATGAAGGAGACATCGCTGGGGCGGCTCTCCTGTGTCACCAAGCGGCGGCCTCCCCTCAGCCACATGATCAGCCTCTTCATTAAAGACACCACCACCA GCACAGAGCAGATGCTGTCCCATGGCACCGCTGATGTGGTCTTAGAGGCCTGCACAGACTTCTGGGACGGAGCTGACATCTACCCTCTCTCGGGATCTGACAG AAAGAAAGTGCTCGACTTCTACCAGCGAGCCTGCCTGTCTGGGTATTGCTCTGCCTTCGCCTACAAGCCCATGAACTGCGCCCTGTCCTCTCAGCTCAACGGCAAGTGCATCGAGCTGGTACAGGTGCCCGGCCAAAGCAGCATCTTCACCATGTGCGAGCTGCCCAGCACCATCCCCATCAAGCAGAACGCCCGCCGCAGCAGCTGGAGCTCTGACG AAGGGATCGGGGAGGTGCTGGAGAAGGAAGACTGCATGCAGGCCCTGAGCGGCCAGATCTTCATGGGCATGGTGTCCTCCCAGTACCAGGCCCGGCTGGACATCGTGCGCCTCATTGATGGGCTTGTCAACGCCTGCATCCGCTTTGTCTACTTCTCTTTGGAGGATGAGCTCAAAAGCAAG GTGTTTGCAGAAAAAATGGGCCTGGAGACAGGCTGGAACTGCCACATCTCCCTCACACCCAATGGTGACATGCCTGGCTCCGAGATCcccccctccagccccagccacgCAGGCTCCCTGCATGATGACCTGAATCAGG TGTCCCGAGATGATGCAGAAGGGCTCCTCCTCATGGAGGAGGAGGGCCACTCGGACCTCATCAGCTTCCAGCCTACGGACAGCGACATCCCCAGCTTCCTGGAGGACTCCAACCGG GCCAAGCTGCCCCGGGGTATCCACCAAGTGCGGCCCCACCTGCAGAACATTGACAACGTGCCCCTGCTAGTGCCCCTTTTCACCGACTGCACCCCAGAGA CCATGTGTGAGATGATAAAGATCATGCAAGAGTACGGGGAGGTGACCTGCTGCCTGGGCAGCTCTGCCAACCTGCGGAACAGCTGCCTCTTCCTCCAGAGCGACATCAG CATTGCCCTGGATCCCCTGTACCCATCCCGTTGCTCCTGGGAGACCTTTGGCTACGCCACCAGCACCAGCATGGCCCAGGCCTCGGATGGCCTTTCTCCCCTGCAGCTGTCAGGGCAGCTCAACAGCCTGCCCTGTTCCCTGACCTTTCGCCAGGAGGAGACCATCAGCATCATCCGGCTTATCGAACAG GCTCGGCATGCCACCTATGGCATCCGTAAGTGCTTCCTCTTCCTGCTGCAGTGCCAGCTGACTCTTGTGGTCATCCAG TTCCTTTCTTGCCTGGTCCAGCTGCCGCCACTCCTGAGTACCACCGACATCCTGTGGCTGTCCTGCTTTTGCTACCCTCTGCTCAG CATCTCTCTGCTGGGGAAGCCCCCCCATAGCTCCATCATGTCTATGGCAACGGGGAAAAACCTCCAGTCCATTCCCAAGAAG ACCCAGCACTACTTCCTGCTCTGCTTCCTGCTCAAGTTCAGCCTCACCATCAGCTCCTGCCTCATCTGCTTTGGCTTCACACTGCAGAGCTTCTGTGACAGCTCCCGGGACCGCAACCTCACCAACTGCTCCTCCGTCATGCTGCCCAG CAACGACGACAGGGCTCCAGCCTGGTTTGAGGACTTTGCCAATGGACTGCTGTCGGCTCAGAAGCTCACGGCCGCCCTGATTGTCCTGCACACTG TCTTCATTTCCATCACCCATGTGCATCGCACCAAGCCCCTGTGGAGAAAGAGCCCCTTGACCAACCTCTGGTGGGCCGTGACAGTGCCTGTGGT GCTGCTGGGTCAGGTGGTCCAGACGGCTGTGGACCTGCAGCTGTGGACACACAGGGACAGCCACGTCCACTTTGGCCTGGAGGACGTGCCCCTGCTGACATGGCTCCTGGGCTGCCTGTCCCTGGTCCTTGTGGTGGTGACCAATGAGATCGTGAAGCTACATGAGATTCG GGTCCGAGTCCGCTACCAGAAGCGACAGAAGCTGCAGTTTGAAACTAAGCTGGGCATGAACTCTCCCTTCTGA